In the genome of Flaviflexus ciconiae, one region contains:
- the der gene encoding ribosome biogenesis GTPase Der: MIDDQSTEALRSALDQYDLTEEDLADLEWQGDAPAAKERPVPPVLAVVGRPNVGKSTLINRILGKRVAVVQDTPGVTRDRVRYDAIWNGRPFIVVDTGGWESKVKGLDLSVAQQAELAINEADAVAFVVDATVGATSTDEEVVKLLRGSGKPVVLVANKVDSDMQEADAAYLWSLGLGEPYPVSALHGRGSGDLLDKIMKILPQTSLVNSRYRSEGPRRVALVGRPNVGKSSLLNRLAGEERVVVNELAGTTRDPVDEFIELDGEAWTFVDTAGIRRRVHQTSGADFYASLRTQNAIEKSDLGLVLLDASEPLTEQDVRVIQQVVDAGRALVIIANKWDLVDVDRQEEFNRELERELVQLSWAQRVNLSALTGWHTNRLSSAMNNAYENWNRRITTSKLNNFLGELSAAHPHPVRGGKQPRILFATQPSAAPPRFVIFSTGFIEHGYRRFIENRLRETFDFSGTPIEISVKVRERRKRK; encoded by the coding sequence ATGATCGACGATCAGTCGACGGAAGCGCTACGTAGCGCACTCGACCAGTACGACCTGACCGAGGAGGACCTTGCCGATCTTGAATGGCAGGGCGATGCTCCCGCGGCCAAGGAACGCCCCGTCCCTCCCGTCCTCGCGGTGGTCGGCCGCCCCAATGTCGGCAAGTCCACCCTTATCAACCGCATCCTCGGTAAACGAGTAGCGGTTGTGCAGGATACTCCCGGAGTCACCCGTGACCGCGTCCGCTACGACGCAATTTGGAACGGGCGCCCCTTTATTGTCGTCGATACGGGTGGATGGGAATCGAAGGTCAAAGGCCTTGACCTGTCGGTAGCCCAGCAGGCAGAGCTCGCTATCAACGAAGCCGATGCCGTTGCTTTCGTTGTTGACGCCACTGTTGGAGCAACCTCAACCGATGAGGAAGTCGTCAAGCTCCTTCGCGGTTCCGGCAAGCCCGTTGTTCTGGTGGCCAACAAGGTGGACTCTGACATGCAGGAGGCGGACGCTGCCTACCTGTGGTCTCTCGGCCTTGGCGAGCCCTACCCGGTGTCGGCGCTGCACGGCCGCGGCTCCGGTGACCTGCTCGACAAGATCATGAAGATCCTGCCGCAGACATCCCTTGTGAACTCGCGCTATCGTTCCGAAGGTCCCCGCCGGGTTGCTCTCGTAGGCCGCCCGAATGTCGGTAAGTCGTCGCTGCTGAACAGGCTTGCAGGGGAGGAGCGGGTCGTTGTGAACGAGCTCGCTGGAACCACGCGCGACCCCGTCGATGAATTCATCGAGCTGGATGGCGAAGCCTGGACCTTTGTTGATACCGCCGGCATCCGACGCCGCGTCCACCAGACCTCCGGTGCCGACTTCTACGCATCGCTCCGCACCCAGAACGCCATCGAAAAGTCAGACCTCGGTCTTGTTCTTCTCGATGCTTCAGAGCCCCTGACGGAACAGGACGTGCGGGTTATCCAGCAGGTGGTTGATGCTGGTCGGGCTCTCGTGATCATCGCGAACAAGTGGGACCTGGTCGATGTTGATCGCCAAGAAGAGTTCAACCGCGAACTTGAACGCGAGCTTGTCCAGCTGTCCTGGGCTCAGCGGGTGAATCTCTCGGCGCTGACCGGTTGGCATACGAATCGTCTCTCGTCCGCGATGAATAACGCGTACGAGAACTGGAACCGCAGGATCACCACCTCGAAACTCAACAACTTCCTGGGCGAACTCTCTGCCGCGCACCCGCACCCGGTGCGCGGTGGTAAGCAGCCGAGGATCCTATTCGCCACCCAGCCGAGTGCGGCCCCGCCCAGGTTCGTCATCTTCTCGACCGGATTCATTGAACACGGCTACCGCCGCTTCATTGAGAACCGGCTTCGCGAAACGTTTGACTTCTCGGGAACACCGATCGAGATCTCCGTCAAGGTCCGTGAACGCAGAAAGAGGAAGTAG
- the cmk gene encoding (d)CMP kinase: MGITIAIDGPSGSGKSTVSRETARRNGLAYLDTGAMYRAATWWVMHEGVDLNDEEAVIESVKKLPVTVPVDPDDQTQICAGEDITEIIRTAELSAVVSTISSYYPVRDILISLQRDIIDAELEADSYSGGKGIVVEGRDITTVVKPDADVRILLIASEEARLARRAKEISGKVDEETIEKTRDIVSRRDRVDSAVTKFMTASDGVHTIDSSSMSIDEVVEAVEDLMRRAT; this comes from the coding sequence GTGGGCATCACAATCGCCATTGACGGGCCGTCCGGCTCCGGCAAATCAACCGTGTCGCGCGAGACCGCACGCAGGAACGGCCTCGCCTACCTCGACACCGGCGCCATGTACCGCGCCGCTACCTGGTGGGTTATGCACGAAGGTGTTGACCTGAATGACGAAGAAGCCGTGATCGAATCCGTTAAGAAGCTTCCCGTTACCGTTCCAGTGGACCCGGACGATCAGACCCAGATTTGCGCCGGTGAGGACATCACCGAAATTATCCGCACCGCGGAACTGTCGGCGGTCGTCTCGACCATTTCCTCCTACTACCCCGTGCGTGACATTCTCATCTCCCTGCAGCGGGACATCATCGACGCTGAACTGGAAGCCGACTCGTATTCGGGTGGTAAAGGCATTGTTGTTGAGGGCCGTGACATCACAACGGTGGTCAAGCCCGATGCCGATGTACGTATTCTTCTCATCGCTTCCGAGGAAGCTCGTCTCGCACGCCGTGCGAAAGAGATTTCCGGCAAGGTAGATGAGGAAACCATCGAAAAGACCAGGGACATTGTGTCCCGCAGGGACCGCGTTGACAGTGCGGTCACAAAATTCATGACAGCCTCCGATGGTGTGCACACCATCGACTCTTCGTCGATGAGCATCGACGAAGTTGTGGAAGCCGTCGAAGACCTCATGAGGAGGGCGACATGA
- a CDS encoding prephenate dehydrogenase: MIIRIVGSGLLGTSLGLALSKDHEIQLVDASPIMAALAEDLGAGKQASEESTAPDLVIVATPPDVAADMVNDALSSFPQAIVTDVASVKNIVVAEVEGGKERYVGSHPMAGRERSGAIAADGDLFIGRPWVVVPHETTIPSAVALIKQIAMEVGAFPVEMTAEAHDAAVARVSHVPQLMSSLLAATLTEATPTSLDLAGQGLRDVTRIASSDAKLWSTIIAGNPGPVSTILKDIRTRLDGLIDGVDRMVTEDSYAGVSEVAKVVSDGNVGVSRIPGKHGGAPMRYATVTVLVPDKPGELGRLFTETGEIGANIEDLTLEHSRAQPVGRAAIAVNPSQARPLADGLEERGWTVASVEMEEN; the protein is encoded by the coding sequence GTGATCATTCGGATTGTTGGATCGGGCCTGCTCGGCACATCGCTCGGGCTGGCCCTTTCCAAGGACCATGAAATCCAGCTCGTTGACGCGAGCCCGATCATGGCGGCACTCGCCGAAGACCTCGGTGCAGGTAAACAAGCATCCGAAGAATCCACTGCACCGGATCTCGTTATCGTTGCGACACCGCCCGACGTTGCGGCTGACATGGTTAACGATGCTCTGTCGTCATTCCCGCAGGCAATCGTTACCGACGTTGCCTCGGTCAAGAACATTGTCGTTGCCGAAGTGGAAGGCGGTAAGGAACGCTACGTCGGCTCCCACCCCATGGCAGGCAGGGAGCGCTCCGGTGCCATTGCCGCCGACGGTGACCTGTTTATTGGTAGGCCCTGGGTGGTTGTCCCGCACGAGACGACGATTCCTTCGGCCGTTGCTCTGATCAAGCAGATTGCCATGGAGGTTGGGGCATTCCCGGTGGAGATGACTGCGGAAGCTCATGATGCTGCCGTTGCCCGTGTCTCCCACGTTCCGCAGCTCATGTCGTCCCTGCTCGCCGCAACGCTGACTGAAGCCACTCCGACGAGCCTGGACCTGGCAGGTCAGGGACTACGGGATGTGACGCGTATCGCGAGTTCCGATGCGAAGCTCTGGTCAACGATCATTGCCGGCAACCCCGGCCCGGTTTCCACCATCCTTAAAGACATTCGCACCCGTCTCGACGGCCTTATCGACGGTGTTGACCGGATGGTCACCGAGGACTCGTATGCGGGTGTTTCCGAGGTCGCCAAGGTCGTTTCCGACGGCAATGTCGGAGTCTCCCGGATCCCGGGTAAGCACGGCGGCGCCCCCATGCGGTACGCAACCGTGACCGTTCTGGTTCCCGATAAGCCGGGCGAGCTCGGGCGCCTCTTTACGGAGACAGGCGAGATTGGGGCTAACATCGAGGATCTGACCCTTGAACACTCGAGGGCTCAGCCCGTGGGCCGCGCAGCGATTGCCGTCAATCCTTCCCAGGCACGTCCGCTTGCTGACGGGCTGGAAGAGCGGGGATGGACTGTTGCTTCGGTGGAGATGGAGGAAAACTAG
- a CDS encoding pseudouridine synthase has protein sequence MSEQGERLQKAMAHAGVGSRRACEDIIEQGRVSVDGKTVTRLGTRVQPGQIIRVDGERVTFDESKVTIALHKPAGIVSTMEDEMGRPSLAQFVGDRDERLYHVGRLDQETEGLILLSNDGDLTHRLTHPSYEVPKTYVATVEGQINKGATNRLEKGVTLEDGVVKADKVKIIEMGLPNSIVEITLHSGANHVVRRMLDAVGFPVVRLVRTQFGTIGLGRLKPGKSRIVGGSELAVLMKSVDL, from the coding sequence ATGAGTGAACAGGGCGAGCGCCTTCAGAAGGCCATGGCGCATGCTGGCGTGGGATCTCGTCGCGCCTGCGAAGACATTATTGAACAGGGACGAGTCTCGGTTGACGGCAAGACCGTCACGCGTCTCGGCACCCGCGTACAACCCGGCCAGATCATCCGGGTCGATGGGGAAAGGGTCACGTTCGACGAGTCGAAGGTAACGATCGCCCTGCACAAGCCCGCCGGGATCGTCTCGACCATGGAGGACGAGATGGGACGGCCCTCGCTCGCCCAGTTCGTGGGGGATCGCGATGAGAGGCTCTACCACGTGGGCCGCCTCGACCAGGAAACAGAGGGCCTTATCCTGTTGTCGAATGATGGCGACCTGACGCACCGCCTTACCCATCCCTCCTACGAGGTGCCGAAGACGTACGTGGCTACCGTTGAGGGACAGATCAACAAGGGTGCAACAAACCGCCTAGAGAAGGGCGTCACCCTCGAAGATGGTGTGGTCAAGGCCGACAAGGTTAAGATCATCGAAATGGGTCTGCCCAACTCGATCGTCGAGATCACCCTCCACTCCGGAGCCAACCACGTTGTGCGCCGCATGCTCGACGCCGTGGGTTTCCCCGTTGTACGCCTTGTTCGCACCCAGTTTGGAACGATCGGTCTCGGCCGGCTCAAGCCCGGCAAATCCCGTATCGTCGGTGGTTCTGAACTCGCGGTCCTTATGAAGTCGGTCGACCTGTGA
- the scpB gene encoding SMC-Scp complex subunit ScpB: MSPEDIRGALEAILMVVSEPVSTRSLAQVLGISEAVIDSTLRGLAAEYRGETGPRRGFELREAGEGWRMYSSPRYAEIVGSFVTFGHTARLSGPALETLAVIAYRQPVTRAQVAEIRGVNVDGVVRTLMTRGLVEATGQEGTGAVLYGTTGYFLEKMGMTSLAELPPASPHLPELDELDDIEKDRQ; encoded by the coding sequence ATCAGTCCTGAAGACATACGCGGTGCTCTTGAGGCGATCTTGATGGTCGTGTCAGAGCCCGTGTCCACGAGGTCCCTTGCTCAGGTTCTCGGTATCTCTGAGGCAGTCATTGATTCAACTCTTCGTGGACTTGCTGCCGAGTACCGGGGTGAGACGGGCCCGCGGCGCGGCTTCGAACTGCGGGAAGCGGGGGAGGGATGGCGGATGTACTCCTCGCCTCGATACGCAGAAATCGTGGGGAGTTTCGTCACCTTTGGCCATACGGCAAGGCTTTCAGGCCCCGCTCTTGAGACACTTGCTGTGATTGCCTACAGGCAGCCAGTTACTCGTGCCCAGGTTGCCGAGATCCGCGGAGTGAACGTCGACGGCGTTGTCCGCACCCTCATGACTCGCGGCCTTGTGGAGGCGACAGGCCAAGAAGGAACCGGTGCTGTTCTGTATGGTACAACTGGATATTTCTTAGAAAAGATGGGGATGACATCGCTTGCGGAGCTTCCGCCTGCCTCCCCGCACCTGCCTGAGCTCGATGAGCTCGACGACATAGAAAAGGATCGACAATGA
- a CDS encoding segregation and condensation protein A — MKGRQESLFDTESSLGFDVTLDVFSGPFDVLLSLIAKRQLDVTDIALAEVTDEFLAHARARAEMDLSQASEFLVIASTLLALKAARLLPSTEDDEEDLELLEARDLLFAKLLQYKAYKDLATLIARTLAENSLSVARDVPLEQEFANLMPEVQLTVSPEGLAELARQVLERDTAEPTIGLSHLHDPLVSVESQIDVLAVKLAGGRSVSFRELCADAPTAATVVARFLAVLDLLRNGRIAISQEQALSELEVAWTA; from the coding sequence ATGAAGGGGCGCCAGGAGTCGCTCTTCGACACGGAGAGCTCGCTCGGGTTTGACGTCACCCTTGATGTCTTCTCGGGCCCATTCGACGTACTCCTGTCTCTCATAGCCAAACGACAACTCGACGTCACCGACATCGCTCTAGCCGAAGTCACTGACGAGTTCCTGGCCCACGCGCGCGCCCGAGCCGAAATGGACCTGTCCCAGGCCAGCGAGTTCCTCGTCATCGCCTCCACGCTCCTGGCCCTCAAGGCAGCGCGTCTCCTGCCCTCGACCGAGGACGACGAGGAAGACCTCGAACTCCTCGAAGCACGCGATCTCCTGTTCGCCAAGCTTCTGCAATACAAGGCCTACAAAGATCTCGCCACACTTATCGCCCGCACCCTTGCGGAGAACTCGCTGTCGGTCGCACGCGACGTTCCCCTTGAACAAGAGTTTGCGAACCTCATGCCCGAGGTTCAGCTGACCGTTAGCCCCGAGGGGCTTGCCGAACTCGCACGGCAGGTGCTTGAGCGCGACACGGCAGAACCGACCATCGGCCTCAGCCACCTACACGACCCGCTTGTTTCCGTTGAATCCCAGATTGATGTCCTCGCCGTCAAGCTCGCCGGGGGCAGATCAGTATCTTTCCGTGAACTCTGCGCCGACGCACCCACCGCAGCAACTGTCGTCGCACGTTTCCTTGCCGTCCTTGACCTGCTCCGCAACGGCCGTATCGCTATCTCCCAGGAGCAGGCACTGTCCGAACTGGAGGTGGCATGGACCGCGTAA
- a CDS encoding ParA family protein: MSDPEGNDFPYPPELDGHGPARIIAMCNQKGGVGKTTTSINLAAALAEYGRKVLLVDFDPQGAASAGLGVNARGLERTIYTELLAAKPNIEEIIHHTSVEGLDVVPANIDLSAAEIQLVSEVGREQTLARVLRPVMDDYDVIIIDCQPSLGLLTVNALTAAHGVIIPLEAEFFAMRGVALLVEQIERVTERLNPKLRLDGVLLTMVDNRTLHAREVIASVEEGFGDQVFDTKISRTVKFPDATIAAEPITTYAPSHTGALAYRRLAREVIARGHSA; this comes from the coding sequence ATGAGCGACCCGGAAGGAAACGACTTCCCGTACCCTCCCGAGCTTGATGGGCACGGCCCCGCCCGCATCATCGCCATGTGCAACCAGAAGGGCGGTGTCGGCAAAACAACGACATCCATTAACCTTGCGGCGGCCCTTGCAGAATATGGGCGCAAGGTTCTCCTCGTTGACTTCGATCCCCAGGGAGCCGCCTCCGCCGGCCTGGGAGTCAACGCCCGCGGGCTTGAGCGCACGATCTATACGGAGCTGCTCGCCGCGAAGCCGAACATCGAAGAGATCATTCACCACACCTCCGTCGAAGGCCTCGACGTTGTTCCCGCCAACATCGATCTGTCGGCTGCCGAGATCCAGCTCGTCTCCGAAGTAGGACGAGAACAAACCCTGGCACGCGTCCTACGTCCCGTCATGGATGACTACGACGTCATCATCATCGACTGCCAGCCCTCCCTTGGCCTGCTCACCGTCAATGCCCTGACGGCCGCCCACGGTGTCATCATCCCGCTCGAAGCAGAGTTCTTCGCCATGCGTGGCGTAGCCCTCCTTGTTGAGCAGATCGAGCGTGTCACCGAACGCCTCAACCCGAAGCTCCGTCTCGACGGCGTTCTGCTAACCATGGTCGACAACCGTACGTTGCACGCCCGCGAGGTCATTGCTTCCGTTGAGGAGGGCTTTGGCGACCAGGTGTTCGACACGAAAATTTCCCGCACCGTGAAGTTCCCGGATGCCACCATTGCGGCCGAGCCGATCACGACGTACGCACCGAGCCACACCGGTGCCCTCGCATATCGCCGGTTAGCACGTGAAGTCATCGCACGCGGTCACAGTGCGTGA
- the xerD gene encoding site-specific tyrosine recombinase XerD — protein sequence MKPQRAVAGYLNSIAVERSLSDNTVSAYSRDLDRYLAYLDTLAIENLSDLTGEQVAGFAEYLSDEGLAPSSLARTLTAVRSFHKFALGEGWTEDNPAKDLKLPKQDKRLPKPISIEEVTALIDAASIPDPPIGPRDQALMEVLYGTGARISEAVGLAIDDVDLEGHAVRLFGKGRKERVVPLGSYAIDAIEAYLVRARPELASKGKGTPALFLNTLGRPLSRQSAWAVIQACADRAGITSHISPHTLRHSYATHLLSGGADVRVVQELLGHSSVTTTQIYTAVSIETLKETFATSHPRARSAR from the coding sequence GTGAAACCACAGCGCGCTGTCGCCGGTTATCTGAACTCTATTGCCGTCGAGCGCTCCCTGTCCGACAACACCGTCTCCGCATATTCGCGAGACCTCGACCGTTATCTCGCGTACCTCGACACCCTCGCCATTGAGAACCTGTCGGACTTAACGGGGGAGCAGGTCGCGGGCTTTGCCGAGTACTTGAGCGATGAAGGGCTGGCTCCGTCATCTCTTGCCCGCACGCTGACGGCAGTGCGGTCTTTTCACAAGTTTGCTCTCGGCGAGGGCTGGACCGAAGACAACCCGGCCAAGGACCTCAAGTTACCCAAGCAGGACAAGCGGCTCCCCAAGCCCATCAGCATTGAGGAAGTCACGGCACTGATCGACGCGGCGAGCATTCCCGATCCGCCCATCGGTCCCCGCGACCAGGCACTTATGGAAGTGCTTTACGGGACCGGGGCACGTATTTCCGAGGCAGTTGGCCTGGCCATTGATGATGTTGATCTGGAAGGCCACGCGGTACGGCTGTTCGGTAAAGGCCGAAAAGAGCGAGTCGTTCCCCTCGGCTCCTACGCAATCGACGCCATCGAGGCATACCTGGTTCGGGCCCGGCCGGAACTTGCTTCCAAAGGAAAAGGCACTCCCGCACTGTTCTTGAACACCCTCGGTCGGCCGCTGTCGCGCCAGTCGGCCTGGGCCGTTATCCAGGCCTGTGCGGATCGTGCCGGGATTACTTCCCATATCTCGCCCCATACTCTCCGTCACTCGTACGCAACACACCTCTTATCGGGTGGTGCGGATGTCAGGGTCGTTCAGGAGCTCCTCGGGCATTCATCGGTCACGACGACGCAGATCTACACGGCTGTGAGCATTGAGACCCTGAAGGAAACCTTCGCCACATCGCACCCACGTGCACGATCGGCCCGCTAA
- a CDS encoding heme o synthase codes for MSQRSTSDLEFENVDSPTEKAPQPLHPRGKKRSIVAAYIALTKPRIIELLLTTTVPTVILAADGWPTWQVMISCIVFGYLASGSANAYNMVLDRDIDAVMNRTKQRPLVTGEISPRAATIFATVIGIISIIGFGVFTNWLAGALAAVAILLYVVLYTIILKRRTDQNIVWGGAAGCMPVLIAWAAQTGTLDWPAVILFLVIFFWTPPHYWPLSMKFKKDYRRAGVPMLGAVADDLTVAKRVLVYAAATIIATLALIPVAPMGWIYSVAAILSGTWFMWSCIDLFRHARNPELGKPKAMKVFHGSIYYLAIVFIAVAVDPFFV; via the coding sequence GTGAGTCAGCGGTCAACGTCAGATCTCGAATTCGAGAACGTCGATTCTCCTACCGAGAAGGCCCCGCAACCCCTCCACCCGAGGGGAAAGAAACGGTCTATCGTCGCAGCATATATCGCTCTCACGAAGCCCCGTATCATTGAGCTCTTGCTGACCACGACGGTTCCCACCGTTATTCTTGCCGCGGATGGATGGCCGACGTGGCAGGTCATGATTTCCTGCATTGTCTTCGGCTACCTTGCATCCGGCTCGGCTAACGCCTACAACATGGTTCTCGACCGGGACATTGATGCCGTCATGAACCGGACCAAGCAGCGTCCCCTCGTGACCGGTGAGATCAGCCCGCGTGCCGCCACGATCTTCGCCACCGTTATCGGCATCATTTCGATTATTGGATTCGGTGTCTTCACGAACTGGCTCGCTGGCGCTCTTGCGGCCGTGGCGATCCTGCTGTACGTCGTGCTGTACACGATCATCCTGAAGCGCCGCACCGACCAGAACATTGTCTGGGGTGGAGCCGCAGGCTGCATGCCTGTCCTTATTGCTTGGGCAGCACAGACCGGCACACTCGACTGGCCTGCTGTCATTCTCTTCCTTGTGATCTTCTTCTGGACCCCGCCGCACTACTGGCCACTATCCATGAAGTTCAAGAAGGACTACCGCCGCGCCGGTGTGCCCATGCTTGGTGCCGTTGCCGACGATCTGACCGTTGCGAAGCGCGTCCTTGTTTATGCCGCCGCTACGATTATCGCAACCCTTGCTTTGATCCCGGTTGCGCCGATGGGCTGGATCTACTCGGTCGCGGCAATCTTGTCCGGCACCTGGTTCATGTGGTCCTGCATTGACCTCTTCCGTCATGCCCGCAACCCTGAGCTCGGTAAGCCGAAGGCCATGAAGGTTTTCCACGGCTCCATCTACTACCTCGCGATCGTCTTCATCGCAGTGGCAGTCGACCCGTTCTTCGTGTGA
- the tkt gene encoding transketolase → MASQSFTWTELDQRAVDTTRALAADAVQKVGNGHPGTAISLAPAAYVLFNKVMRFDPAEPRWVGRDRFVMSAGHSSLTHYNQLFLTGGGVELDDLKALRTWDSITPGHPEFGHTDGIEVTTGPLGQGLASAVGMAYNARREHGLFDPETPQGESPFDHFVYVIAGDGCLQEGITSEASSLAGTQHLGNLILIWDDNQISIEDDTNIAFNEDVLKRYEAYGWHTQTVDWTNGGSDYKEDPEALYNAIVEAQKVTDQPSIIRLSTIIAWPAPKAQGTGAAHGSALGADEIKGLKENLGLDPEKDFQVDDEVIDYTRGNAAKRAAEAREAWQPAFDSWRENAGERADLFDRLIKRELPEGWEEALPVFGTEKGLATRAASGAVLTALAPVLPELWGGSADLAGSNNTTMKGEPSFLPEDRQSELFQGNIYGRTLHFGIREHAMGAITNGIALQGTTRPYAGTFLVFSDYMRGAVRLAALMGTPSTFVWTHDSVGVGEDGPTHQPIEHLWALRAIPGLDIVRPADANETSYAWRGILERNDRPAGLVLSRQGLPVFDRDEFASAEGVLKGGYVLADSPTGAVDVVLIGTGSEVQHAVKAREELAKEGIGARVVSMPSLEWFNEQDAEYRNSVIPTDVKARVSVEAGATFGWAGIVGDHGRSVGIDHYGASADGALLFEKFGINAEAVVNAARESLDSLK, encoded by the coding sequence ATGGCTTCCCAATCTTTTACCTGGACCGAACTCGACCAGCGGGCTGTCGACACGACTCGTGCTCTTGCCGCTGATGCGGTTCAAAAGGTTGGTAACGGACACCCCGGCACCGCGATCTCTCTCGCACCTGCCGCCTACGTTCTTTTCAATAAGGTCATGCGTTTTGATCCGGCCGAGCCCCGCTGGGTTGGTCGCGACCGCTTCGTCATGTCCGCCGGTCACTCCTCGCTGACCCACTACAACCAGCTGTTCCTCACGGGCGGCGGCGTTGAGCTTGATGACCTAAAGGCTCTCCGCACCTGGGATTCGATTACCCCCGGACACCCCGAGTTTGGCCACACCGACGGCATCGAGGTCACGACCGGCCCGCTCGGCCAGGGGCTGGCTTCCGCTGTTGGTATGGCCTACAACGCTCGCCGCGAGCACGGCCTGTTCGATCCGGAGACCCCTCAGGGTGAGTCCCCCTTCGACCACTTCGTTTACGTCATCGCCGGTGATGGCTGCCTCCAGGAGGGCATTACCTCCGAGGCTTCGTCGCTTGCTGGCACCCAGCATCTCGGCAACCTCATCCTTATCTGGGACGATAACCAGATCTCGATTGAGGATGACACCAATATTGCGTTCAACGAGGACGTCCTCAAGCGCTACGAGGCCTACGGCTGGCACACCCAGACGGTGGACTGGACCAACGGTGGTTCGGATTACAAGGAGGACCCCGAGGCCCTCTACAACGCCATCGTCGAGGCACAGAAGGTCACCGACCAGCCGTCGATTATCCGCCTCTCCACGATCATTGCTTGGCCCGCACCGAAGGCCCAGGGCACCGGCGCTGCGCACGGTTCCGCCCTCGGCGCCGACGAGATCAAGGGTCTGAAGGAAAACCTTGGCCTCGACCCGGAGAAGGACTTCCAGGTTGATGACGAGGTCATCGACTACACCCGTGGCAACGCCGCTAAGCGTGCTGCTGAGGCTCGGGAAGCCTGGCAGCCTGCCTTTGACTCATGGCGTGAGAACGCCGGTGAGCGTGCCGACCTATTCGACCGGCTCATTAAGCGTGAGCTTCCTGAAGGCTGGGAGGAAGCACTTCCCGTCTTCGGAACCGAGAAGGGTCTCGCCACTCGCGCCGCCTCCGGCGCTGTCCTGACCGCTCTTGCTCCGGTTCTGCCCGAGCTGTGGGGCGGCTCCGCCGACCTCGCCGGTTCGAACAACACGACAATGAAGGGCGAGCCGTCGTTCCTCCCCGAGGATCGCCAGTCGGAGCTCTTCCAGGGCAACATCTACGGCCGTACCCTGCACTTCGGTATTCGCGAGCATGCCATGGGTGCCATCACCAACGGTATTGCCCTGCAAGGAACCACTCGCCCCTACGCAGGTACCTTCCTCGTGTTCTCGGACTACATGCGCGGCGCTGTTCGCCTCGCCGCTCTCATGGGTACACCGTCGACCTTCGTGTGGACGCACGACTCCGTCGGTGTGGGCGAGGACGGCCCCACCCACCAGCCGATCGAGCACCTGTGGGCACTCCGTGCAATCCCGGGCCTCGACATTGTCCGCCCGGCAGATGCAAACGAGACCTCGTACGCATGGCGCGGCATTCTCGAGCGCAACGATCGCCCCGCCGGCTTGGTCCTCTCACGCCAGGGCCTCCCGGTCTTTGACCGCGACGAGTTCGCTTCGGCCGAGGGCGTTCTCAAGGGCGGCTACGTCCTTGCTGACTCCCCGACCGGCGCGGTTGACGTTGTCCTCATCGGCACCGGCTCCGAGGTCCAGCACGCTGTGAAGGCACGCGAGGAGCTCGCGAAGGAAGGCATCGGCGCCCGCGTCGTTTCCATGCCTTCGCTCGAATGGTTCAATGAGCAGGACGCCGAATACCGCAACTCGGTCATCCCGACCGATGTCAAGGCACGTGTCTCCGTTGAGGCTGGCGCCACCTTCGGCTGGGCCGGCATCGTCGGCGATCACGGCCGCTCGGTTGGTATCGACCACTACGGTGCATCGGCCGACGGCGCACTGCTCTTCGAGAAGTTCGGTATCAACGCCGAGGCGGTTGTCAATGCAGCCCGCGAGTCCCTTGACTCCCTGAAGTAA